Proteins encoded within one genomic window of Prosthecobacter fusiformis:
- a CDS encoding helix-hairpin-helix domain-containing protein produces MPALKRKAVSPAQPFIPDRLEDLPNIGKKLAVDLRTAGIHHPRDLVSKDPRIIFAELAPIMGHRHDPCVFYTLLAVKHYLLHFEAIPWWKFSAEGKEILASSNA; encoded by the coding sequence ATGCCAGCATTAAAACGCAAAGCTGTTTCCCCGGCGCAGCCTTTCATACCGGACCGACTTGAAGACCTGCCTAACATTGGTAAAAAATTAGCGGTGGACTTGCGGACGGCAGGCATCCATCACCCGCGTGATCTGGTGTCAAAAGATCCCAGGATTATCTTTGCGGAATTGGCACCGATTATGGGTCACCGTCATGATCCGTGTGTGTTTTATACCTTGCTGGCGGTGAAGCATTATCTGCTGCACTTCGAGGCTATTCCGTGGTGGAAGTTCAGTGCAGAAGGCAAGGAAATCCTGGCTTCCTCAAATGCATAA
- a CDS encoding Uma2 family endonuclease, with the protein MSALVAPPIRSLEELRHSPALPEAIRFLQSLWEEEQQARKQFYDDITDEVKAEFIEGEIIVHSPARLQHLETRDHIHFLLRSLVMHHQLGGKVLGEKACCHFPRNSYEPDVVYFGPEKTTLLKPETVIFPIPDLAIEILSDSTEKRDRGVKFEDYETHGVTEYWIIDAEKCVLEQYVRGEDNRYELQVKSGTGDLVSPVLGGLTISIRDLLQK; encoded by the coding sequence ATGTCAGCCCTAGTCGCACCTCCAATTCGATCTCTGGAAGAGCTGCGCCATTCACCAGCACTGCCTGAGGCCATTCGTTTTTTGCAAAGCCTCTGGGAGGAGGAACAACAGGCACGAAAGCAGTTCTATGATGACATCACTGATGAGGTGAAGGCTGAGTTTATTGAAGGAGAAATCATTGTTCACAGTCCTGCAAGGCTACAGCATCTGGAGACCCGTGACCATATTCACTTCCTGCTACGTTCCCTGGTGATGCACCACCAGCTTGGGGGAAAAGTATTGGGTGAAAAGGCCTGCTGTCATTTCCCCCGGAACTCATATGAGCCGGATGTGGTCTATTTTGGACCGGAGAAGACCACCCTTTTGAAACCAGAAACCGTCATCTTTCCTATTCCAGACCTCGCCATCGAGATCCTTTCTGACTCCACCGAAAAGCGTGACCGGGGAGTCAAATTCGAAGACTATGAAACCCACGGCGTGACTGAATACTGGATTATTGATGCTGAAAAATGCGTATTGGAGCAATACGTCCGGGGAGAGGACAACCGCTATGAGCTACAGGTAAAAAGCGGCACTGGGGATTTGGTCAGCCCTGTCCTTGGAGGTCTGACGATTTCAATCAGGGACCTGCTGCAAAAGTAA
- a CDS encoding Gfo/Idh/MocA family protein, whose protein sequence is MSRKIRYGMVGGGRGAFIGGVHRIAAAIDQQIELVCGAFSSDPQKSKDSGADFFLPANRCYGSYEEMIKSEAALPEGDRMDFIAIVTPNHVHFPPAKMALEHGFHVLSDKPATFDLSEAKELGALVEKTGLLYGLTHNYTGYPLVKQAREMVLSGALGKIRKVVVEYPQGWLATRIEESGQKQASWRTDPTKSGAAGCVGDIGTHAENLAEYITGLKISELAADLSTFVEGRQLDDDANILLRFDNGAKGVLHCSQISVGEENNLNIRVYGEKGGIEWHQKEPNTMLVKSLDQPMQVYRTANGYLGAAAAAAARTPPSHPEGYLEGFANIYKNFANTIRARLEDREPTAIENDYPKIEDGIRGMAFIEAVVASSKGNAAWTKVG, encoded by the coding sequence ATGAGCCGGAAAATTCGTTATGGCATGGTCGGCGGCGGACGCGGTGCCTTCATTGGCGGCGTGCACCGCATTGCGGCAGCGATCGATCAGCAGATCGAGCTCGTTTGCGGAGCCTTCTCCTCAGACCCTCAGAAGTCCAAGGACAGTGGCGCAGACTTCTTCCTCCCCGCCAACCGCTGCTACGGTAGCTATGAGGAAATGATCAAATCCGAGGCCGCCCTGCCTGAAGGTGATCGCATGGACTTCATCGCCATCGTCACGCCTAACCATGTGCATTTCCCGCCGGCCAAGATGGCTCTGGAGCATGGCTTCCATGTCCTGAGTGACAAACCCGCCACCTTTGATCTGAGCGAAGCCAAAGAACTGGGCGCTCTAGTGGAAAAGACTGGTCTGCTCTACGGCCTCACGCACAACTACACTGGCTACCCTCTGGTAAAACAGGCCCGCGAAATGGTGCTCAGCGGGGCTTTGGGCAAGATCCGCAAAGTCGTGGTGGAATACCCGCAGGGCTGGCTGGCCACACGCATTGAGGAGAGCGGCCAAAAGCAGGCCTCCTGGCGCACAGACCCGACCAAATCCGGTGCTGCAGGCTGCGTTGGCGATATCGGCACCCATGCAGAGAACCTGGCTGAATACATCACCGGCCTGAAGATCAGCGAACTCGCGGCCGACCTCTCCACATTCGTTGAAGGCAGGCAGTTGGACGATGATGCCAACATCCTTCTCCGCTTCGACAACGGTGCTAAAGGCGTGCTGCATTGCTCTCAGATCAGCGTCGGTGAAGAAAACAACCTCAACATCCGCGTCTATGGTGAGAAGGGTGGCATTGAGTGGCATCAGAAGGAGCCAAATACCATGCTTGTGAAGTCCCTGGACCAGCCCATGCAGGTTTACCGCACTGCCAACGGCTATCTGGGTGCAGCGGCAGCCGCTGCAGCCCGCACTCCCCCATCGCATCCAGAAGGATACCTGGAAGGTTTTGCGAACATTTACAAAAACTTCGCCAATACCATCCGCGCCCGCCTGGAAGACCGGGAACCGACCGCCATCGAAAACGACTATCCAAAGATCGAAGACGGCATCCGTGGCATGGCCTTCATTGAAGCCGTCGTCGCCTCCAGCAAAGGCAATGCGGCCTGGACCAAGGTGGGCTGA
- a CDS encoding Gfo/Idh/MocA family protein, translating into MENNPSVSSRRDFLKATTKTVAGLSTLSGITLPHVHAAGDDTINIALVGCGGRGTGAASNSMGVKQSTRLIAMADVQENRLEASFNGLSNKHPDRFSVSADAKFIGFDAYKNAIDMLKPGDVVVLATPPAFRWVQFKYAIEKGVNVFMEKPICVDGPSGRRMLELGKEADAKGLKVGVGLMCRHCRVRGELYDRIQQGEIGDIILGRAYRLQGPVGTCFTLPRDKATDESELVWQIKNFHSFLWASGGAFSDFNIHNIDEICWMKNDFPIEAKATGGRSDRGDYIDQNFDHYSVEYTFADGSKFWLEGRNAMKTHNEFASYVHGSKGMAVISTAGHFPSRAMTFKGQNKNPQEIIWRGPKQEPNPYDMEWQDLIEAIVNNKPYSEVERGAKASLVTVMGRMAAHTGQLVTYDQVVNHDHEFAPNVDKLTLDGPAPLLADANGKYPIPYAGRNGMYEYVVG; encoded by the coding sequence ATGGAAAACAATCCCTCCGTCTCCTCGCGCCGCGATTTTCTCAAGGCAACCACCAAGACCGTGGCCGGTCTTTCCACCCTTTCTGGAATCACCCTTCCGCATGTCCATGCTGCGGGGGATGACACGATCAACATCGCTCTTGTGGGGTGCGGTGGCCGTGGTACTGGAGCGGCCAGCAACTCGATGGGGGTGAAGCAGAGCACGCGGCTCATCGCCATGGCGGATGTGCAGGAAAACCGGCTGGAAGCGAGCTTTAACGGGCTGAGCAACAAGCATCCTGACCGTTTTTCCGTTTCGGCCGATGCCAAGTTCATCGGGTTTGATGCTTACAAAAATGCGATCGATATGTTGAAGCCTGGGGATGTGGTCGTGCTGGCCACGCCGCCAGCTTTCCGTTGGGTGCAGTTCAAATACGCCATCGAAAAAGGCGTCAATGTTTTCATGGAAAAACCCATCTGCGTGGACGGCCCTAGCGGCCGCCGCATGCTGGAACTGGGCAAGGAAGCGGATGCCAAGGGACTGAAGGTGGGGGTGGGGCTGATGTGCCGCCACTGCCGCGTGCGTGGAGAACTGTATGACCGCATCCAGCAGGGGGAAATTGGTGATATCATCCTGGGTCGTGCTTACCGCCTCCAGGGACCTGTGGGCACCTGCTTTACCCTGCCGCGTGATAAGGCCACCGATGAAAGCGAACTGGTCTGGCAGATCAAAAATTTCCACTCCTTCCTCTGGGCCAGCGGTGGTGCCTTCAGCGATTTCAACATCCATAACATTGATGAAATCTGCTGGATGAAGAATGATTTCCCGATTGAGGCGAAGGCCACGGGCGGACGCTCCGATCGCGGAGATTACATCGATCAAAACTTCGACCATTACAGCGTGGAATACACCTTCGCTGACGGTTCCAAATTCTGGCTGGAAGGGCGCAATGCCATGAAGACGCACAATGAGTTTGCCTCCTATGTGCATGGCAGCAAAGGTATGGCGGTGATCTCCACAGCCGGGCATTTCCCATCCAGGGCCATGACCTTCAAGGGCCAGAACAAGAACCCTCAGGAAATCATCTGGCGTGGGCCTAAACAGGAGCCGAATCCGTATGACATGGAATGGCAGGACCTGATCGAGGCCATCGTGAACAACAAGCCCTATAGCGAAGTGGAGCGCGGGGCGAAGGCCAGCCTGGTCACGGTCATGGGCCGTATGGCCGCCCACACGGGTCAGTTGGTGACGTATGACCAGGTGGTGAACCACGACCATGAATTTGCCCCGAATGTGGACAAACTCACGCTGGATGGCCCAGCTCCTCTGCTGGCAGATGCGAATGGCAAATACCCGATCCCGTATGCGGGCCGCAACGGCATGTATGAATACGTGGTCGGTTAA
- a CDS encoding SulP family inorganic anion transporter, whose amino-acid sequence MRNLRRDLPASLVVFLVAVPLSLGIAFASGAPIMAGLIGAVVGGIVTGLMAGSPLQVSGPAAGLTVVVAGLVQQFGWETMCVITACAGVVQLLLGMFKVARGTLIIAPAVVHGMLAGIGISIALAQIHVVLGGDPQSSPVTNLLTIPKQLGLINPSAAILGFLTIAILIIWKKLPFKALKMIPGPLVAVAVGTLVSILAGLNVTRVDLPEKFELTNLVLPTDWNAFAVAVLTVAIIASIESLLCAVATDKLHSGARSDLDKELRAQGAGNLVSGLLGGLPITGVIVRSSANIIAGGVSRWSAVFHGIWILIFALFLGTVIEQIPLAVLAGLLVHVGVNLVNLHHIRELRTHNEAPIYFATVLGVTCINLLAGVGLGLALSVFFALRRLSLTDIKVDERHGKYHVLIEGTLTFACVPKLNAALSTIPPGHNVDVDLAVDFVDHAAFESLHGWRENHEKTGAHVDIDETHEEWYKPATQGHPRRGKTLKRTVKALI is encoded by the coding sequence ATGCGAAATCTCAGACGTGACCTGCCCGCTTCCCTTGTCGTTTTTCTCGTTGCAGTACCCCTCTCTCTTGGGATCGCATTTGCCTCAGGAGCGCCCATCATGGCAGGTCTCATCGGCGCTGTTGTCGGTGGCATTGTCACGGGTCTGATGGCCGGTTCACCCCTCCAAGTCTCAGGTCCTGCCGCTGGTCTGACCGTCGTCGTAGCCGGTCTGGTGCAGCAATTTGGATGGGAAACCATGTGCGTCATTACCGCTTGTGCAGGTGTGGTGCAGTTGCTCCTGGGCATGTTCAAGGTAGCCCGCGGCACGCTCATCATAGCTCCAGCCGTCGTTCACGGCATGCTGGCCGGCATCGGTATTTCCATCGCGCTCGCCCAGATCCACGTCGTGCTAGGAGGTGATCCCCAAAGCTCCCCTGTGACCAATTTGCTGACCATTCCAAAGCAGCTAGGCCTCATCAATCCGTCCGCCGCCATTCTCGGCTTCCTCACCATCGCCATCCTCATCATCTGGAAAAAATTGCCATTCAAGGCGCTGAAAATGATCCCTGGGCCGCTCGTCGCCGTCGCCGTCGGCACCTTGGTTTCCATCCTGGCGGGCCTAAATGTCACCCGGGTAGACCTGCCTGAGAAGTTTGAGCTGACCAATCTGGTGCTTCCCACGGACTGGAATGCGTTTGCCGTGGCCGTACTCACAGTGGCCATCATCGCCAGTATCGAGTCACTGCTCTGCGCCGTGGCCACGGACAAGCTGCACTCCGGTGCACGGTCGGACCTGGACAAGGAACTACGCGCCCAGGGTGCGGGCAATCTCGTTTCCGGCCTCCTTGGCGGCCTGCCCATCACCGGCGTCATTGTTCGTTCCTCCGCCAATATCATTGCTGGCGGCGTTAGCCGTTGGTCCGCCGTCTTCCATGGCATCTGGATCCTCATCTTTGCGCTCTTTTTGGGAACCGTCATTGAGCAAATCCCGTTAGCCGTCCTTGCCGGCCTGCTGGTGCATGTAGGGGTGAACTTGGTGAACCTCCATCACATCCGCGAACTTCGCACCCATAACGAGGCCCCCATTTATTTCGCCACTGTTCTCGGCGTCACCTGCATCAACCTGCTCGCCGGGGTGGGTCTGGGTCTCGCTCTATCCGTCTTTTTCGCCCTCCGCCGCCTCTCCCTCACGGACATCAAAGTGGATGAGCGCCATGGCAAATATCATGTTCTCATCGAAGGCACCCTCACCTTTGCCTGCGTGCCAAAGCTCAACGCCGCCCTTTCCACCATCCCTCCCGGACACAATGTGGACGTGGATCTCGCGGTGGATTTCGTGGACCACGCCGCTTTTGAGTCCCTGCACGGCTGGCGTGAAAACCATGAAAAAACCGGTGCCCACGTGGACATTGATGAAACCCACGAGGAGTGGTACAAGCCGGCAACTCAAGGTCACCCACGTCGGGGCAAGACACTGAAAAGAACCGTCAAAGCCCTCATTTGA
- a CDS encoding DUF2490 domain-containing protein translates to MMKLVLMAILALHCLVSQVHASDTVSDSNGHLWFTYVGDHPFGSSPWGIHLEGQARRSEMGDEWQQWLVRPGINYTLSPTLQFSAGWAYALTYRYGDYPVAFEFPEHRAWEQVVWKMKALGLEWQHRLRLEQRWIGEMEGSGNDWNVENWRYENRLRYMLRTTIPLTQDKKTYLALWDEIMVNFGTNVSGNHFDQNRAFIGIGHKLSDHTRMEFGFMEQTLQRRGGAIWENNHTFGVWFMTQWPFKAR, encoded by the coding sequence ATGATGAAGCTCGTCCTCATGGCGATCCTCGCCCTTCACTGCTTGGTCAGCCAGGTTCATGCCTCGGATACAGTTTCCGATTCAAACGGCCACCTCTGGTTCACTTACGTCGGGGACCACCCATTCGGCAGCAGCCCCTGGGGCATTCATCTCGAAGGTCAGGCCCGTCGTTCTGAGATGGGTGATGAATGGCAGCAGTGGCTCGTCCGGCCCGGCATTAACTATACCCTCAGCCCCACCCTTCAGTTCAGCGCAGGCTGGGCCTATGCCCTCACCTACCGCTATGGAGATTACCCTGTCGCCTTCGAATTCCCCGAACACCGCGCCTGGGAACAAGTCGTCTGGAAAATGAAAGCCCTGGGCCTGGAATGGCAGCACCGCCTCCGCCTGGAGCAGCGCTGGATCGGTGAGATGGAAGGCTCCGGCAACGACTGGAACGTCGAAAACTGGCGTTACGAAAACCGCCTCCGCTACATGCTCCGCACCACGATTCCCCTCACCCAGGACAAAAAAACCTACCTGGCTCTGTGGGATGAAATCATGGTCAACTTCGGCACCAACGTCAGCGGCAACCACTTCGACCAAAACCGCGCCTTCATCGGCATCGGCCACAAGCTGAGCGACCATACCCGCATGGAATTCGGATTCATGGAGCAGACCCTCCAGCGCCGTGGCGGAGCCATCTGGGAAAACAACCACACCTTCGGCGTCTGGTTCATGACCCAATGGCCCTTCAAGGCTCGATGA
- a CDS encoding efflux RND transporter permease subunit — MKDLPSDAHSLCLLFRSQDNGPSHVSDPCCLKTVYRAVLSRLMRKSWLVISLLVMAFGGTSAVWHTQIRNGGGFASRSAGLHALTVTGLGAAIRRRSGGEGSGMAKFVMSKRAAGVVLAAAVLLVFGAVAAAESWRVAVILSCTTLFSLVGCVMANWLGNGGGLSWEVLTGFLMVLVLATLQGVQQVRHYRLLEKEIPWGAGTRLALRGAEERLTCSVTMLLFGLIAVQPFVLNGGSGPHSIAVAVLGGLIAATVATLFFLPVLYARHSHVPYWKQIICETA; from the coding sequence ATGAAAGATCTGCCATCTGATGCGCATTCGTTGTGCTTGCTGTTTCGCTCTCAGGATAATGGTCCGTCCCATGTTTCCGATCCGTGCTGCCTGAAGACGGTTTACCGGGCCGTACTGAGCAGGTTGATGCGGAAATCATGGCTGGTGATCAGCCTCCTGGTGATGGCCTTTGGCGGGACATCCGCAGTTTGGCATACGCAGATCAGGAACGGGGGAGGTTTTGCATCCAGGTCAGCAGGGCTGCATGCACTGACGGTTACAGGTCTGGGGGCGGCGATAAGGCGGCGGAGTGGCGGCGAGGGATCCGGGATGGCAAAGTTTGTTATGTCCAAGCGGGCCGCAGGGGTGGTGCTGGCAGCGGCTGTGCTGCTTGTGTTCGGGGCCGTTGCGGCTGCGGAGTCCTGGCGGGTGGCGGTTATTCTAAGCTGCACGACGCTTTTTTCGCTGGTGGGGTGTGTGATGGCCAACTGGCTGGGGAACGGCGGCGGTCTTTCCTGGGAGGTGCTGACGGGATTTTTGATGGTGCTGGTGCTTGCGACCCTTCAGGGTGTGCAGCAGGTCAGGCACTACCGTCTGCTGGAAAAAGAAATACCGTGGGGGGCGGGAACGCGGCTTGCTTTAAGAGGGGCAGAAGAGCGTTTAACTTGCTCCGTGACGATGCTTCTATTCGGACTTATCGCGGTGCAGCCATTTGTTTTGAATGGTGGCTCCGGGCCGCATTCCATTGCTGTGGCCGTACTTGGCGGGTTGATTGCTGCAACAGTGGCGACTTTGTTTTTTCTGCCGGTGCTCTACGCGAGGCATTCACATGTGCCGTATTGGAAGCAGATCATTTGTGAGACTGCCTAA
- a CDS encoding sensor histidine kinase — translation MTLRRSIFVSYFVTLGLSLLVIGFWSWFEFQEIRETFKNGGLSAVEDEGPVEESFEIVVFGGLPAAILGVLMGALLLQRALRPVRDLTEILEKTNASNLDDRAPRSGNGDELDRLAAVFNGMKERLAVSFTQVREFTLHASHELKTPLTIMHGTLEQMLSDAGSSAIHRERIASLLEEVQRLSTIVGQLTFLAKADGGLLADRQLPVELEQLVKDVTEDALMLGHGLGIKVTLAECDAVQVTGDRMRLRQLLLNLADNAVKHNHKGGEVTLSLKAVGEKAEFQIINTGPVLPPELRGRVFERFFRGDSSHSASVEGSGLGLSIAHSICLNHGGTLVMEATDDGRTCVTLSLPRR, via the coding sequence ATGACTCTACGCCGCAGCATCTTTGTCAGCTATTTCGTCACCCTGGGGCTTTCACTTCTGGTGATCGGCTTTTGGAGCTGGTTTGAGTTCCAGGAGATTCGTGAAACATTCAAGAACGGTGGCCTGAGTGCGGTCGAGGATGAGGGGCCTGTGGAGGAGAGTTTTGAGATCGTCGTCTTTGGCGGTCTGCCTGCTGCCATATTGGGCGTATTGATGGGAGCGCTGCTGCTGCAAAGGGCACTGCGCCCGGTCCGTGATCTGACGGAGATCCTGGAAAAGACCAATGCATCCAATCTGGACGACCGCGCGCCCAGAAGCGGGAATGGGGATGAACTGGACAGGCTGGCGGCGGTCTTCAACGGAATGAAAGAAAGGCTGGCAGTTTCCTTCACTCAGGTAAGGGAATTTACCCTGCATGCCTCGCATGAGTTGAAAACACCGCTGACCATTATGCACGGGACCCTGGAGCAGATGCTGAGTGATGCGGGCAGTTCGGCTATCCATCGTGAACGTATTGCTTCATTACTGGAAGAAGTGCAGCGGCTATCAACGATTGTCGGCCAGCTGACCTTCCTGGCAAAGGCGGATGGAGGGCTGCTGGCCGACAGGCAGTTGCCGGTGGAGCTGGAGCAATTGGTGAAGGACGTCACTGAGGACGCTTTAATGCTAGGTCATGGGCTGGGAATTAAAGTAACGCTGGCTGAATGCGATGCGGTGCAGGTGACGGGAGACAGGATGCGGTTGCGCCAGCTTTTACTGAATCTCGCGGACAATGCGGTGAAGCATAACCATAAGGGTGGGGAGGTGACGCTGTCGCTGAAAGCTGTGGGTGAAAAGGCTGAGTTCCAGATCATCAACACGGGGCCGGTGCTGCCGCCGGAATTGCGAGGGAGAGTGTTCGAGCGTTTCTTCCGGGGGGACTCCTCGCACAGTGCCAGCGTGGAGGGCAGCGGACTGGGCCTGAGCATTGCGCATTCCATCTGTCTAAACCATGGTGGGACGCTGGTGATGGAAGCAACGGATGACGGGCGCACCTGCGTGACCCTGTCCCTGCCGAGGCGGTGA
- a CDS encoding response regulator transcription factor, whose protein sequence is MNMRILIVEDDPKTASLLSSSLKMEGFEVQCEKDGLAGLKAAQEGGYDVWVLDVMLPKLDGLNLVKTLRSEGYKTPAIMLSARGEVEQRIEGLDAGADDYLPKPYAISELLARLRSLLRRNTQSKPTTLTVADLTFDMACRDVRRGGKRIELSSRESLLLECLMRAEGRVVSRRDIISSVWEYDFDPGTNLVEVYVRRLREKIDRDHPPALIQTVRGLGYALRMQS, encoded by the coding sequence ATGAATATGCGGATTCTGATTGTCGAAGATGACCCCAAGACTGCGTCACTGCTCAGCAGCAGTCTGAAGATGGAGGGCTTCGAGGTGCAGTGTGAGAAAGACGGCCTCGCAGGGTTGAAGGCGGCTCAGGAGGGGGGATATGATGTGTGGGTGCTTGATGTGATGCTGCCTAAGCTGGACGGGCTGAATTTGGTGAAGACGCTGCGATCTGAAGGGTATAAAACTCCAGCCATCATGCTGTCTGCGCGCGGGGAGGTGGAGCAGAGGATTGAGGGACTGGATGCGGGGGCGGATGATTACTTGCCGAAGCCGTATGCCATTTCTGAATTGCTGGCGCGTCTGCGCTCTCTTTTGCGCAGGAATACCCAGTCCAAACCTACCACACTGACGGTGGCTGACCTGACTTTTGACATGGCTTGCCGTGACGTGCGACGCGGGGGCAAGCGGATTGAACTTTCGTCACGGGAAAGTCTTTTGCTGGAATGTCTGATGCGGGCAGAAGGGCGGGTGGTGAGCCGCAGGGACATCATCAGCAGCGTCTGGGAATATGATTTTGATCCAGGGACAAATCTGGTGGAGGTTTATGTCCGGAGGCTGCGGGAAAAAATCGACCGTGATCATCCGCCTGCTTTGATTCAAACCGTGCGCGGCTTGGGATATGCCTTGAGAATGCAGTCATGA
- a CDS encoding sugar phosphate isomerase/epimerase family protein, which produces MKKFLLPLLLLAVAGFAATIPDTAKVGQFYAGCQAYSFRMFTVMEAIEKTAAAGGKTIEFYPKQKLSPEQKDVVFNHESPPEVIAAVKAKLAEQGITAVGYGVIKIGTDAAADRKVFEFCKTMGIGIVITEPDVSGLDGIESLVKEFDIKMAIHNHPKRPLDRSYLFWDPNYVLELVKDRDPRMGACADVGHWVRSGLNPVDCIRILKGRIFDSHMKDLTEFGNPKAHDLPFGTGKSDIPAILAEYHAQGYPGPLHVEYEHNWETSLPEIKQSLEFIKNWKPEAK; this is translated from the coding sequence ATGAAGAAATTCCTTCTCCCCCTCTTACTCCTTGCCGTCGCAGGCTTCGCCGCGACGATTCCAGACACCGCCAAGGTTGGCCAGTTTTACGCTGGCTGCCAGGCTTACAGCTTCCGCATGTTCACCGTGATGGAAGCCATCGAAAAAACCGCTGCCGCCGGTGGCAAAACAATCGAGTTTTATCCCAAGCAGAAGCTCTCCCCTGAACAGAAGGACGTCGTATTCAATCACGAATCCCCGCCTGAAGTCATCGCTGCAGTCAAAGCCAAGCTGGCTGAGCAGGGCATCACCGCCGTCGGTTATGGCGTCATCAAAATCGGCACCGATGCTGCCGCAGACCGCAAGGTATTCGAATTTTGCAAAACCATGGGCATCGGCATCGTCATCACGGAGCCTGACGTCTCCGGCCTCGACGGCATCGAATCCCTCGTGAAGGAATTTGATATCAAGATGGCCATCCATAACCATCCCAAGCGCCCCCTGGACCGCTCTTACCTTTTCTGGGATCCTAACTATGTGCTGGAACTGGTGAAAGACCGCGATCCTCGCATGGGTGCCTGCGCCGACGTCGGCCACTGGGTGCGCAGCGGACTGAATCCTGTGGATTGCATCCGCATCCTCAAGGGCCGCATCTTCGACAGCCACATGAAGGACCTCACCGAATTTGGCAATCCAAAGGCCCATGACCTTCCCTTCGGCACTGGCAAGTCCGACATCCCAGCCATCCTGGCTGAATACCACGCCCAGGGTTATCCCGGCCCTCTCCATGTGGAATACGAGCACAACTGGGAAACCAGCCTGCCAGAGATCAAACAGAGCCTCGAGTTCATCAAGAACTGGAAGCCTGAGGCCAAGTAA
- a CDS encoding L,D-transpeptidase family protein, which yields MRQVIVAQAAGWNSNTATMQAYQRASATSPWQPVFSQPIPILLGRSGLAWGRGVFTPPRNGIPMKVEKDWRAPAGVFQLGSLFGYAARPPSGARWPYVQVGPWDAYVDDPNNPYYNQHVRVDPKRIPPWFEKQRMRLGDDAYKWMLEIRHNQRPVAPGYGSAIFFHVRRGPTKPSAGCSTMAVENLERMIRWLDPQASPHYVLLPKADYQYLRGPWGLP from the coding sequence GTGCGCCAAGTCATTGTGGCGCAGGCGGCAGGGTGGAATTCGAATACGGCGACGATGCAGGCATATCAGCGGGCTTCTGCCACCAGCCCCTGGCAGCCGGTATTCTCCCAGCCTATCCCTATCCTGTTGGGCCGGTCAGGCCTGGCCTGGGGAAGGGGAGTCTTTACCCCGCCGCGCAATGGTATCCCGATGAAGGTGGAGAAGGACTGGCGTGCGCCAGCCGGAGTGTTTCAACTGGGTTCTTTATTTGGGTATGCCGCCAGGCCGCCTTCCGGTGCACGCTGGCCGTATGTGCAGGTAGGGCCCTGGGATGCGTATGTGGATGACCCGAACAACCCTTATTATAACCAGCATGTGCGGGTGGACCCGAAGCGGATACCGCCCTGGTTTGAAAAGCAACGCATGAGGCTGGGGGATGATGCCTATAAATGGATGCTGGAGATCCGGCATAATCAACGGCCAGTGGCTCCAGGGTATGGCAGCGCGATCTTCTTCCATGTGCGGCGCGGACCGACGAAACCCAGTGCTGGCTGTAGCACGATGGCAGTGGAGAATCTGGAAAGGATGATCCGCTGGCTGGATCCGCAGGCGTCTCCGCATTATGTGCTGCTGCCAAAGGCGGACTACCAGTACCTGCGCGGGCCGTGGGGGCTGCCGTAA